One genomic window of Caldivirga maquilingensis IC-167 includes the following:
- a CDS encoding RNA-guided pseudouridylation complex pseudouridine synthase subunit Cbf5 — protein MFNVLNCSGERIIKVKVDEGTDPRYGVNPYERRIEEYINYGFIILDKPRGPTSSEVVAWVKKLLNISKAGHSGTLDPGVSGVLPIALGDSTKVLQGISNVDKEYVGVMLLHSTVDQERVKAVFREFTGKIYQRPPLKSAVKRRIRVKTVYSLDIMEFDGRYVLFKADVESGTYIRKLCYDIGEVLGVGASMRELRRTRVGCFREENTVNLNTLREAYSLWRDYGDESLLRRLIRPVEEMVIHLPRIYIRDSAVDAIAHGASLAAPGVAKVEEGIRSGQLVALMTLKGELVALAESTASTNEILNMNRGIVAKPTRVIMPRGVYPSTWRRTSKQAT, from the coding sequence ATGTTTAATGTACTTAACTGTAGTGGTGAAAGGATCATTAAGGTTAAGGTGGATGAGGGTACTGACCCAAGGTATGGTGTTAATCCTTATGAAAGAAGGATTGAGGAGTACATTAACTACGGTTTCATAATCCTTGATAAACCAAGGGGGCCGACTAGTAGTGAGGTTGTTGCATGGGTTAAGAAGCTGCTTAATATCAGTAAGGCTGGGCACTCTGGTACACTTGATCCAGGGGTTTCTGGGGTTCTCCCAATAGCTCTGGGTGATTCAACTAAGGTATTGCAAGGTATAAGTAATGTTGATAAGGAGTACGTGGGTGTTATGCTCCTTCACTCTACTGTGGATCAGGAGAGGGTTAAGGCTGTCTTCAGGGAGTTCACGGGTAAAATATATCAACGCCCACCCCTCAAGAGTGCTGTTAAGAGGAGGATTAGGGTTAAGACGGTTTATAGCCTGGATATAATGGAATTCGACGGTAGGTACGTTTTGTTTAAGGCTGATGTTGAGTCAGGGACTTACATTAGGAAACTATGCTACGATATTGGTGAGGTTTTAGGTGTTGGTGCAAGCATGAGGGAGTTAAGGAGGACTAGGGTCGGTTGCTTCAGGGAGGAGAATACAGTTAACTTGAATACGTTAAGGGAAGCTTACTCACTTTGGAGGGATTACGGTGATGAATCACTGCTTAGGAGGTTAATTAGGCCTGTTGAGGAAATGGTGATTCACCTACCTAGAATCTACATTAGGGACTCCGCAGTGGATGCAATAGCCCACGGTGCATCACTGGCGGCACCGGGGGTTGCTAAGGTTGAGGAGGGTATTAGGAGTGGTCAATTAGTAGCCTTAATGACGCTTAAGGGTGAGTTAGTGGCGTTGGCTGAATCCACTGCCTCAACTAATGAGATACTTAACATGAATAGGGGGATTGTAGCTAAGCCAACTAGGGTTATTATGCCTAGGGGTGTTTATCCATCAACCTGGAGGAGAACCAGTAAGCAGGCCACGTAG